TGAACGGGTTGCGCGAGACGCAGCAGGGCGAGGCGGCCGATGCGGCGGTGGGGCGGCTGCGCCAGTTGAGCCAGAACTTCCAGTACGTCTATACGGAGTGCGGCCTGCTGCGTACGACGCTGAACAGCCTGGCTCACGAGATGAGGGCCCAGCAGCGGGCGTTGGCCGATGCGCTGGACGACGCGGCAGCGCTGAAGTTCACGGTGCACGCGGACGGGTCGGTGACGTATCCGGCGGCGGGCGAAGGACTGGCCGACGGGAAGCCCTTGGTGGGCGGGACGGCGTCCGGGGGTGGGGTGCCGGGGCTGGTGGCGCCGTCCGGGCTGGTCGCGCCGAACCCGAACACCGCGAAGGCGCAGGACATCGCGGACCGGGTGGTGAAGGCCGTACGGACGGCGGCCGAGATCGACTGGCGGTACGCGAGGATCCTGCGGAGGCTCAGGGCGGAGGAGGGCCTGAAGGTCCCGGACTCGACGTGGACCGACGCGGCGGGGGACGTGGCCGCAGTGCGGGGTGCGGCGCGCGGGTACCTGAAGGACCGCATCCCGCTGGACGCGTCTCCGGCCGAACGCGGGGCGTGGTGGGCCGGTCTGACGCAGGAACAGCGGGAGGAGTTCCTCGCGGTGTACCCGGACCAGATCGGAAACCTGGACGGGATCCCGGCCCTCGTACGAGACACGGCCAACCGCGACAACCTCCAGCTGCTGATCGGGAAGCTGGAGGGGCGGGACGACGAGGAGTCGGTGACGAAGCTGGCGGGGTTGCGGGAGATTGACCGGCAGTTGCAGGCGGTTCCCAAGGCGGGGCAGCCGCCGATGTATCTGCTGGGGATCGGGGATGAGGGGAACGGTCGGGCGATTGTTGCCTATGGGAATCCGGATACGTCGAGGAATGTTTCTGCGTATGTTCCGGGGCTAAATACGTCGCTAGATGCAGGGTTTGCAGAAGGGGATCTTAAGCGTGCCCGTGACACAGCTGTGGCAACCCGTGAAATCGATCCATCGAGTGCGGCGATTGTTTGGCTTGGTTACGACGCTCCGCAGGCCCCCGATGGTCTGGATAGCCTGGCTGTAGCGGGTGATGAACGAGCAGAGACGGGTGGACGTTCCTTCAACGAGTTCGTGGATGGTTTGGCGACGACCAATCAAAATGAGGATCCGCATATGACGGCAATTGGCCATTCGTACGGGTCGCGGACTGTGGGTGCAGCTACGCAGCATGGAGCTGGTGTACCAGGGCTGGACGACATTGTGCTGGTTGGTAGCCCTGGGGTAGGCGTGGATCGCGCTGAGGACCTTGGGGTGGGTAGAGAACATGTATTTGTCGGGGCGGCAGAGAACGATGTGGTGACCAAGGTGCCATCCAAATTGCAAGGAAACCTTACTGCCGCTATGGGGCCGGTCGGGTATGTAGTTGGAGGGTTGGCGGATCGTGGGGATGACGACCGGTGGTTTGGTAAGGATCCGGCGAGTGAGGCTTTTGGGGCTAGGCGCTTCCGTGTGGATGACGGGCCGCCGGTTTTTGGTGCGCATGGCTTGTCGAGTGACGCGCACTCTCAGTACTTCGATCCGGAAAAGGATGTCACTTCGGCAGACAGCATCGCTCTGATTGCCGCAGGTAAAGCGCATAGGGTCAAGGTGGAGGAGCCCCGTTGAAGAATCGGTATCGGGTCGCGTTGTTTGCTTTGGTGTGGAGCGTCACGGCGACTGGTTGCGTGAGCGAGGAGAGGGACGAGATGGATATGCAGGGGGCGGCTGAGCGTTCTGATGCGATTCTCGATGCCGTGCTGAATGAACTTCATCCGGCGGTGCAGTGGACGCATGGGGCAACTACGACTGGAATTTGTGATGTATCACGCCGGCGTGCAGTTATGACTGTAATTTCTCCCGAGCGGCGGGGAAGTTTCCTAGGTCTCGTAGATCGCTTCTGGCGGAAGAGTGACTACCGGATGGAAGCAATTAACAATGACGAAGAATTTCCGGCTATCTATGCCCAGACCGGGGAGGGGTTCGTCGTAAGCCTGCGCTTCGGCGGCGAGGGTCAAGCGTTCTTCAGGGTCGACAGCCCCTGCGTTGAGAAGTCCGACGTCGCCGACTCCACCACCAAGCCCACCGCCCCCACCTACGAGGGCATGGAGAACATCCCCCGCCCCCACCTCCGCTCCGACTTCTGGTCAGCCGGAGCCCCCTGACCCCGCATCACCCCCCCCGCACCCCCCGCACGCGCCCCCTCCACCCGTACACACCAGCGAATCGGCCCATGAACGGCGCCCGGATGGGGGATGGTTGAGGGGTGCGGAAATACTGGGTGGTCGTCGGCGGTGGGATCGGGCTGTGTCTGTGCTTCGTGGCGCTGCTCGTCGTCGGTACGTACTCCGCCGCTGCCGGGCTCGCCGGGGGCGGTGGTGGTGGGGCCGTCGGGCTGGCCAAGGGGGCCGTTCCGGCGCGGTACCAGCCGTTGGTGCAGAAGTGGGGCAACCTCTGCGCCGCCATCAACCCCGCCCTCCTGGCCGCGCAGTTGTACCAGGAGAGCGGATGGAACCCGAGGGCTCAGAGTCACGCCGCCGCTCAGGGCATCGCGCAGTTCATCCCCGGGACCTGGGCCTCGCACGGGATCGACGGGGACAACGACGGGGACCGGGACGTATGGGACCCGGCCGACGCCATTCCGTCCGCCGCCTCGTACGACTGCGAGCTCGCCGGGTACGTGAAGAAGGTGCCGGGTGATCCGACCAACAACATGCTGGCGGCCTACAACGCCGGTGCCTACCGGGTGATCCGGTCGGGCGGGGTGCCCGCGATCTCGGAGACGCAGAACTACGTCAAGATCATCCGGTCCCTGGAGAAGAGCTTCGCCGAGCCCGTCGGCCGCGTCGAGCCCTCGCGGCAGGCGGCCGGAGCCATCTACTTCGCGCAGAAGAAGCTCGGCACGCCCTATCTCTGGGGTGGCAACGGAACGGCCGAGCAGGGCGGGCGGTTCGACTGTTCCGGGCTGACCCAGGCCGCGTACCGGACCGTCGACATCGAGCTGCCCCGTGTCGCCAACGATCAGTACAACGCCGGGCCGCATCCCTCCCGGGACGAACTGCTTCCCGGGGACCTCGTGTTCTTCTCCGACGACCTGACCAACTCCAGGACCATCCGTCACGTGGGGCTCTATGTCGGCGGCGGGTACATGATCAACGCTCCGTACACCGGGGCCGTGATCCGGTTCGACAAGATCGACACCCCCGACTACTTCGGTGCGACGAGGGTCACGAAGGACGGCGCGGCGGCGCTCCCGACTGACCTCCCGCAGGCCTGACGCGCACACGGCGCACACACGACGCGCACCTGACGGGCAGTCGCCGTGGCCGGAACTCTCTGTGAAGCCTGGGCCCTGAGCTGCGACGATGAGTCTCTCTTCGATAACGTCATGGTGATCATTCGGTGGAGGTCGGAACGTACGCAGCTGACAGACCGTTCCCTGGACTGGGACAGCATGCGCACTGACCATGCGGCGCTGCCCGGGACACGCGGTATCGCACCGAATACGGGGGTCGACCAAAGCGGCGCACGCCTGTGTGCGCCGCAGCAGCAGACAAGGCAAGGGGCCGCGGCAGATGGCTGGACTCGCACTCGATGGGTCGAACCCCGACGTCAGCCTGCTCTACGACATCAACGGGCTGGCGAAGTCCTCGCCGGCCTGGTTCGACCGGGTCATGGAGTTCGTCGGTGAGTACGGGATCATGCTCGGCATGGTCCTGGTGGCTCTGTGGTGCTGGTGGAGTGTTCGCCGGCGCGGGACCCCCGAGGACTCCGTCGCGGCTGTCGCGGGAATCGTCTGGGCACCGCTGGCGGCCGGGATCGCCCTGCTCATCAACATCCCGATCCGCGGATTCGTGGAGCGGCCACGCCCCTTCAACGACCACGACGGACTCGAGGTCCTCGTGGCGGGCAAGACCGACTTCTCGTTCGTGAGCGACCACGCCACCATGGCGATGGCGATCGCCGTCGGGCTCTTCGTGGCCAACCGGAAGTTCGGGTTCGCCGCTCTCGCCCTCGCGCTCGTCGAAGGGCTCTGCCGGGTGTACATGGGCGTGCACTACCCGACCGACGTGATCGGCGGGTTCGCTCTCGGTACGGCGGTGGCCCTGCTCCTCGCGCCGCTCGCCATGGCCCTGCTGACCCCGCTCGTGACGGCGGTGTCGCGGTCCGGCCGGGTCGGCCGCCTCGTACGTTCCAGCAGGCCGGTCGCCGTGTCGGCCGACGACCGGGGCAGGGCGCTCGGGATTCCCGAGCCGCGGCCCGGGTCGGGCGGCGGTGGTGCGGGAGAGAAGGACCTCGCCGCCTGACGGGCGGCGGGGCTCCGCGGGGCCCAGGGGTCAGAGGGACTGGGGGTAGGTGAAGAGCCGGGTCGGGTCGTACTGCTGTTTCAGGCGGGCGAGCCGCTCGGCGGCCGGGCCGTAGTACGCCTGCCGCCAGTCGGTCAGGCGGGGGTCGGCGTAGTTCTGGTACGCGGCTCCGGACGCGTACCGGCGCAGCTCCGCGTGGGTTGTTTTGAGCCAGCCTTGTTGGGACGTTCCGGAGGTCCCCGGCTGCCAGGCACCTATGTACTGGGCGAGCACCCGTGAGCGGCGGTGGACGAACGCCGTCGCCCGCGGGTCGATCCGGTTGACCGCCCCGCCGAGCGCGGTGAGCGCGATGGACCCTTCGCCGCCGCCCTGGTCGGCGGGAATCCGCGTGAACGCCTCCGCCCGGTCGATCAGCACCCGCAGGCCCGCCGCGGAGAGCGGCTTGTCGAAGAAGTCGGAGGCCGCGGCGTAGCTCTCGCGCCGGA
The Streptomyces sp. NBC_00234 DNA segment above includes these coding regions:
- a CDS encoding alpha/beta hydrolase, encoding MSGSALTWAKLRDLKCAELEGAADGWGRASNRADAARDRIEQQLLNGLRETQQGEAADAAVGRLRQLSQNFQYVYTECGLLRTTLNSLAHEMRAQQRALADALDDAAALKFTVHADGSVTYPAAGEGLADGKPLVGGTASGGGVPGLVAPSGLVAPNPNTAKAQDIADRVVKAVRTAAEIDWRYARILRRLRAEEGLKVPDSTWTDAAGDVAAVRGAARGYLKDRIPLDASPAERGAWWAGLTQEQREEFLAVYPDQIGNLDGIPALVRDTANRDNLQLLIGKLEGRDDEESVTKLAGLREIDRQLQAVPKAGQPPMYLLGIGDEGNGRAIVAYGNPDTSRNVSAYVPGLNTSLDAGFAEGDLKRARDTAVATREIDPSSAAIVWLGYDAPQAPDGLDSLAVAGDERAETGGRSFNEFVDGLATTNQNEDPHMTAIGHSYGSRTVGAATQHGAGVPGLDDIVLVGSPGVGVDRAEDLGVGREHVFVGAAENDVVTKVPSKLQGNLTAAMGPVGYVVGGLADRGDDDRWFGKDPASEAFGARRFRVDDGPPVFGAHGLSSDAHSQYFDPEKDVTSADSIALIAAGKAHRVKVEEPR
- a CDS encoding phosphatase PAP2 family protein yields the protein MAGLALDGSNPDVSLLYDINGLAKSSPAWFDRVMEFVGEYGIMLGMVLVALWCWWSVRRRGTPEDSVAAVAGIVWAPLAAGIALLINIPIRGFVERPRPFNDHDGLEVLVAGKTDFSFVSDHATMAMAIAVGLFVANRKFGFAALALALVEGLCRVYMGVHYPTDVIGGFALGTAVALLLAPLAMALLTPLVTAVSRSGRVGRLVRSSRPVAVSADDRGRALGIPEPRPGSGGGGAGEKDLAA
- a CDS encoding C40 family peptidase; the encoded protein is MRKYWVVVGGGIGLCLCFVALLVVGTYSAAAGLAGGGGGGAVGLAKGAVPARYQPLVQKWGNLCAAINPALLAAQLYQESGWNPRAQSHAAAQGIAQFIPGTWASHGIDGDNDGDRDVWDPADAIPSAASYDCELAGYVKKVPGDPTNNMLAAYNAGAYRVIRSGGVPAISETQNYVKIIRSLEKSFAEPVGRVEPSRQAAGAIYFAQKKLGTPYLWGGNGTAEQGGRFDCSGLTQAAYRTVDIELPRVANDQYNAGPHPSRDELLPGDLVFFSDDLTNSRTIRHVGLYVGGGYMINAPYTGAVIRFDKIDTPDYFGATRVTKDGAAALPTDLPQA